A single region of the Brassica rapa cultivar Chiifu-401-42 chromosome A03, CAAS_Brap_v3.01, whole genome shotgun sequence genome encodes:
- the LOC103857573 gene encoding protein MOR1 isoform X2: MSEEEKLLKDAKKLPWEDRLAHKNWKVRNEANVDLASVCDSITDPKDPRLREFGHLFRKTVADSNAPVQEKALDALIAFLKAADSDASRYGKEVCDAIAAKCLTGRPKTVQKAQEAFLLWVELEAVDAFLDTLEKAIKNKVAKAVVPAVDVMFQALSDFGSKIIPPKRILKMLPELFDHQDQNVRASAKGVTLELCRWIGKDPVKSILFEKMRDTMKKELEAELANVSVGAKPARKIRSEQDKEPEAEASSDVVGDRPSEEPVADAPQEIDEYDLMDPVDILTPLEKSGFWDGVKATKWSERKEAVAELTKLASTKKIAPGDFSEICRTLKKLITDVNLAVAVEAIQAIGNLARGLRTHFSASSRFMLPVLLEKLKEKKPTVAEALTQTLQAMYKAGCLNLVDIIEDVKTAVKNKVPLVRSLTLNWLTFCLETSNKALILKAHKEYVPLCMECLNDGTPDVRDAAFSALAAIAKSVGMRPLEKSLEKLDDVRRKKLSEMIASSGGELAGTSSVQSSVGSTTTGNSEASFVRKSAASMLSGKRPAPVSKKAAPGKTGGSKKDGAVRNESSKSVEPPEDVEPAEMGLEEIENRLGSLVKPETISQLKSTVWKERLEATLSLKEEIVGLQELDKSVEILVRLLCAVPGWNEKNVQVQQQVIEIITYISSTAAKFPKKCVVLCITGTSERVADIKTRASAMKCLTAFCEAVGPGFVFERLYKIMKEHKNPKVLSEGLLWMVSAVDDFGVSLLKLKDVIDFCKDVGLQSSAAATRNATIKLLGVLHKFVGPDIKGFLNDVKPALLSALDTEYEKNPFEGTVAPKRVVKTSVSTSNSAGGLDSLPREDISSKITPNLLKGFESPDWKMRLESIEAVNKILEEANKRIQPTGTGELFGGLRGRLLDSNKNLVMQTLTTIGGVASAMGPTVEKASKGILSDVLKCLGDNKKHMRECTLAALDMWLGAVHLDKMIPYIIIALTDGKMGAEGRKDLFDWLTKQLAGLSDFVDAIHLLKPASTAMTDKSADVRKAAEGCISEILRVSGQETIEKNIKDIQGPALALVLEKVRPGYVQEPFESSKAMAGSLSKGVSKVSKSTSNGTLKQGNRSRALPTKGSRPDQITSAHDIAIQSQSLLNTKDSNKDDRERLVVRRIKFEELRAEQIQDLENDMMKFFREDLQKRLLSPDFKKQVDGLDILQKALPSLSKEIIEVLDILLRWFVLQLCKSNTTCLLKVLEVLPELFNTLKDEEYCLTEAEAAIFLPCLAEKLGHNIEKVREKMRELMKQIIQAYSVAKTFPYILEGLRSKNNRTRIECTDLIGYLLETCGTEINGLLKHLNMVASLTAERDGELRKAALNTMATGYKILGDDIWRYVGKLTDAQKSMLDDRFKWKIKEMEKRREGRPGDARAALRRSVRENGPEVAEQSGDLPQMVPGPLFPRQNYSEQVLERNPVPQTIAGVNGPTDWNEALDIIMFGSPEQSVEGMKVVCHELAQASNDPDESAIDELVKDADGLVSCLANKVAKTFDVSLMGASSRSCKYVLNTLMQTFQNKKLAHAVKEGTLTSLITELLLWLLDERVPRMEDGSQLLKALNVLMLKILDNADRTSSFVVLISLLRPLDPSRWPSPATAEGYAIRNQKFSDLVVKCLIKLTKLLQSTIYEVDLDRLLQSIHVYLQELGMEEIRRRAGADDKPLRMVKTVLHELVKLRGAAIKGHLSLVPIDMRPQPIILAYIDLNLETLAAARMLTATGPVGQTHWTDSTANNPSPPANSADVQLKQELGAIFKKIGDKQTSTIGLYDLYHITKAYPKVDIFSQLQNASEAFRTYIRDGLAQVEKNAAAGRTPSSLPLSTPPPSSLTLPSPDIPSLDVKPLMNPRSDSYTDDIRASNINPGTLDAIRERMRTMQLASEPVSKAMMPTNENLSTDNIPPMNQQNIPPSQMEAETPHPHPVGLPMDEKALSGLQARMQRLKGGSLEHM, from the exons ATGTCGGAGGAAGAGAAGCTATTGAAGGACGCGAAGAAGCTCCCATGGGAGGATCGCCTCGCTCACAAGAACTGGAAAGTTAGGAACGAGGCCAACGTCGACCTAGCTTCCGTCTGCGATTCCATCACCGATCCTAAGGACCCTCGCCTCCGCGAATTCG GTCACTTGTTTAGAAAGACGGTGGCGGATTCCAATGCGCCGGTGCAAGAGAAGGCGCTCGATGCATTGATTGCGTTTTTGAAGGCAGCTGACTCAGACGCTAGCAG GTATGGAAAGGAAGTTTGCGATGCAATTGCGGCCAAGTGTCTCACGGGTAGGCCCAAGACTGTGCAGAAGGCGCAGGAGGCTTTCTTGCTTTGGGTAGAATTAGAAGCTGTTGATGCTTTTCTG GATACATTGGAGAAAGCTATAAAGAATAAAGTTGCAAAGGCTGTGGTACCTGCAGTAGACGTTATGTTTCAAGCTCTCAG tGATTTTGGATCAAAGATTATTCCACCCAAAAGGATTCTAAAGATGCTTCCGGAACTTTTCGACCACCAAGATCAGAACGTCCGTGCATCTGCCAAAGGGGTGACTCTGGAGCTATGCCGTTGGATTGGAAAAGACCCTGTAAAATCTATTTTGTTTGAGAAAATGAGAGATACAATG AAAAAAGAGCTGGAGGCTGAGCTTGCCAATGTTTCAGTGGGTGCCAAGCCTGCTCGAAAGATAAG GTCTGAGCAAGACAAAGAGCCAGAGGCAGAAGCTAGTTCGGATGTGGTGGGTGATAGGCCCAGTGAAGAACCTGTTGCTGATG CGCCTCAGGAAATAGATGAGTATGATCTTATGGATCCTGTGGATATTTTGACTCCTTTGGAAAAGTCTGGGTTCTGGGACGGAGTG AAAGCTACGAAGTGGTCAGAACGTAAGGAGGCTGTTGCAGAGCTAACAAAGCTTGCTTCGACAAAAAAGATAGCTCCTGGTGATTTTTCAGAAATTTGTCGGACCTTAAAGAAG CTTATCACGGATGTGAACTTAGCCGTTGCAGTGGAAGCTATTCAAGCCATTGGAAATCTTGCACGTGGTTTAAGAACACATTTCTCCGCTAGTTCACGGTTCATGCTACCTGTTTTACTT GAAAAATTGAAAGAGAAAAAGCCAACCGTCGCAGAGGCGCTTACACAAACGTTACAAGCAATGTACAAAGCTGGGTGTTTGAATCTTGTTGACATTATAGAAG ATGTAAAGACGGCAGTGAAAAACAAAGTACCACTTGTGCGTTCTTTAACATTAAACTGGTTGACATTCTGCCTTGAAACAAGTAACAAGGCTCTTATTCTAAAGGCGCACAAAGAATATGTCCCTTTATGTATGGAG TGTCTCAATGATGGAACTCCTGATGTGAGGGATGCAGCATTTTCGGCTTTGGCTGCAATAGCGAAg TCTGTAGGTATGAGACCTCTTGAAAAGTCGTTGGAAAAACTTGATGATGTTAGAAGAAAGAAACTTTCAGAAATGATTGCAAGCTCTGGTGGGGAATTAGCTGGTACAAGCTCAG TTCAGTCTTCAGTTGGAAGCACGACCACAGGG AATTCAGAAGCGTCCTTTGTAAGGAAATCAGCAGCAAGCATGTTGAGCGGGAAAAGACCTGCT CCTGTGAGCAAGAAGGCTGCGCCTGGCAAAACAGGCGGAAGCAAAAAAGATGGTGCTGTACGGAATGAAAGTTCAAAATCTGTTGAACCACCTGAAGATGTCGAG CCTGCTGAGATGGGTCTTGAAGAGATTGAAAACAGATTAGGTTCTCTTGTGAAACCAGAAACTATTTCTCAGTTAAAGAGCACTGTATGGAAAGAAAGACTTGAAG CAACTTTGTCTTTGAAAGAAGAAATAGTGGGACTTCAAGAACTAGACAAGTCGGTGGAAATCTTGGTTCGGTTGCTTTGTGCAGTTCCTGGTTGGAATGAGAAAAACGTGCAG GTTCAGCAACAGGTCATTGAAATTATCACTTACATATCTTCAACTGCGGCTAAGTTTCCTAAGAAATGTGTTGTGCTTTGCATTACGG GCACTAGTGAACGAGTTGCAGATATAAAGACGCGAGCCTCTGCTATGAAGTGTCTTACTGCTTTCTGCGAAGCAGTTGGTCCTGGATTTGTTTTCGAGAGG CTTTACAAAATCATGAAAGAGCACAAGAACCCCAAGGTTCTTAGTGAAGGCTTGTTATGGATGGTTTCTGCAGTTGATGACTTTGGCGTCTCACTTTTGAAACTTAAG GACGTAATAGATTTTTGTAAAGATGTTGGACTGCAATCTAGTGCAGCTGCTACCAGAAATGCTACAATCAAACTTTTGGGTGTTTTACACAAGTTTGTTGGTCCAG ACATCAAAGGGTTTCTTAATGATGTCAAACCTGCACTACTAAGTGCACTTGACACCGAATATGAGAAAAACCCTTTTGAG GGGACTGTGGCTCCAAAAAGAGTTGTTAAGACATCAGTTTCAACATCGAACTCTGCTGGAGGGCTGGATAGTTTACCTAGAGAAGATATCAGTAGCAAGATTACCCCTAATCTTCTTAAGGGCTTTGAGAGTCCTGATTGGAAG ATGCGTTTGGAGTCAATCGAAGCTGTCAATAAAATTCTGGAAGAGGCTAATAAACGTATCCAGCCAACTGGAACTG GAGAATTATTTGGTGGTCTACGAGGACGATTGTTGGATAGTAATAAAAATCTTGTTATGCAAACTTTGACTACCATTGGAGGTGTTGCATCAGCTATGGGACCAACTGTCGAGAAGGCGAGCAAG GGAATTCTATCAGATGTTCTGAAATGTCTCGGTGATAACAAGAAGCACATGAGAGAATGCACCTTGGCTGCTCTTGATATGTGGCTTGGTGCTGTACATCTCGACAAAATG ATTCCTTACATTATAATAGCACTAACAGATGGGAAAATGGGAGCAGAAGGACGTAAAGATCTTTTTGATTGGTTGACAAAACAACTTGCCGGATTAAGTGACTTTGTGGATGCTATACATTTACTGAAACCTGCAAGCACCGCAATGACG GACAAATCAGCAGATGTACGAAAAGCAGCTGAAGGATGCATTTCTGAGATCTTAAGAGTCAGTGGACAAGAAACG attgaaaaaaatatcaaagataTCCAAGGCCCAGCATTAGCGCTTGTGCTGGAAAAAGTACGGCCAGGATATGTTCAAG AACCATTTGAATCATCAAAAGCTATGGCGGGGTCATTGTCGAAAGGTGTTTCCAAGGTTTCTAAATCGACTTCGAATGGTACCTTGAAGCAAGGAAACAGATCT AGAGCCTTACCAACAAAGGGCTCAAGACCAGATCAAATTACATCTGCCCATGATATAGCTATCCAGTCACAGTCTTTACTAAATACTAAGGACTCCAATAAG GACGACAGGGAGAGACTGGTGGTTCGTAGAATTAAATTTGAGGAGCTGCGGGCCGAACAGATTCAGGATCTTGAG AACGATATGATGAAATTTTTCAGAGAAGACTTGCAAAAACGGTTGTTGAGTCCAGACTTTAAGAAACAAGTAGATGGGCTGGATATCCTACAGAAG GCGCTTCCGTCTCTTTCGAAGGAAATTATAGAAGTACTAGATATTCTTTTAAGGTGGTTTGTGTTGCAATTATGTAAATCCAACACAACTTGTCTACTAAAG GTTCTTGAGGTTCTTCCAGAACTTTTCAACACATTGAAGGATGAGGAGTACTGCTTGACAGAAGCAGAAGCTGCTATATTTTTGCCTTGTTTGGCAGAGAAG TTGGGGCATAATATTGAAAAAGTAAGAGAAAAAATGCGTGAGCTGATGAAGCAGATTATCCAGGCATATTCTGTAGCAAAGACATTTCCCTATATTTTGGAAGGTTTACGTTCCAAAAACAACCGTACAAGGATAGAGTGTACAGATCTTATTGGATATCTACTCGAGACTTGTGGAACTGAG ATAAATGGACTACTGAAACACTTGAATATGGTTGCAAGCTTGACAGCAGAAAGAGATGGTGAACTCAGAAAAGCTGCTTTGAACACCATGGCTACGGGTTATAAGATTCTTG GTGATGATATCTGGCGATATGTTGGGAAGCTTACAGATGCTCAAAAGAGTATGCTTGATGATAGATTTAAGTGGAAA atCAAAGAAATGGAGAAAAGAAGAGAAGGGAGACCTGGGGATGCACGAGCAGCATTGAGGCGTTCCGTAAGAGAAAATGG ACCTGAAGTGGCAGAGCAAAGTGGTGACCTTCCTCAAATGGTCCCTGGTCCTTTATTTCCAAG GCAAAACTATTCCGAACAAGTTCTTGAGAGGAACCCAGTACCTCAGACAATCGCTGGAGTTAATGGCCCAACAGACTGGAATGAGGCTTTGGACATCATTATGTTTGGCTCGCCGGAGCAG TCGGTTGAAGGGATGAAAGTTGTGTGTCATGAGTTGGCACAGGCTTCTAATGATCCAGACGAAAGTGCAATTGATGAACTCGTGAAGGATGCAGATGGGCTTGTTTCATGCTTAGCAAATAAG GTTGCCAAGACATTTGACGTCAGCTTAATGGGAGCTTCATCGAGGTCTTGTAAATATGTTCTGAACACACTTATGCAG ACATTCCAAAATAAAAAGCTTGCGCATGCAGTCAAAGAAGGGACTCTGACAAGCCTTATAACGGAGCTCTTACTCTGGCTTCTGGATGAAAGAGTTCCACGCATGGAGGATGGCAGCCAACTCTTGAAAGCTCTAAATGTTTTGATGCTTAAGATCCTG GATAATGCAGATCGGACGTCATCATTTGTGGTACTTATCAGCTTGCTACGTCCTCTAGATCCATCTAGATGGCCTTCGCCTGCTACCGCTGAAGGATATGCTATCCGGAATCAGAAATTCTCTGATTTGGTAGTTAAATGCCTGATTAAACTTACAAAG CTCCTCCAAAGCACCATATATGAAGTGGATCTTGATCGACTTCTTCAGAGCATTCATGTATATCTACAAGAGCTGGGAATGGAAGAGATACGTAGGAG AGCTGGAGCAGATGATAAACCTCTGAGGATGGTGAAAACTGTTCTACATGAACTTGTTAAGCTCCGAGGAGCTGCAATAAAGGGTCACTTGTCTCTTGTCCCTATTGACATGAGGCCACAACCCATCATTCTCGCTTATATCGATCTAAACCTTGAG ACTTTAGCTGCAGCAAGAATGTTAACAGCAACAGGACCTGTGGGCCAAACCCATTGGACAGATTCAACAGCCAACAATCCCTCACCTCCCGCTAACTCTGCTGATGTTCAGCTGAAGCAAGAGCTAGGTGCGATATTCAAGAAAATCGGTGATAAACAAACTTCCACCATTGGTCTTTACGACCTCTACCACATCACTAAGGCGTATCCAAAG GTTGATATATTTTCGCAGCTCCAAAATGCTAGCGAGGCTTTTCGTACTTACATCAGAGACGGTTTGGCTCAG GTGGAGAAGAATGCAGCTGCGGGGAGAACGCCTTCAAGCCTACCGTTATCGACTCCTCCCCCTTCTTCCTTAACCCTTCCATCTCCTGACATTCCTTCCTTAGACGTAAAGCCTCTGATGAACCCTAGATCTGATTCATACACTGATGACATCCGAGCAAGTAACATCAACCCTGGGACGCTAGATGCAATCAGAGAAAGGATGAGAACCATGCAACTGGCTTCAGAGCCAGTAAGCAAAGCGATGATGCCAACAAACGAGAACTTATCAACGGATAACATACCACCAATGAACCAACAGAACATTCCCCCGAGCCAAATGGAAGCGGAGACTCCACACCCGCACCCAGTGGGTCTTCCAATGGATGAGAAAGCATTATCAGGTCTTCAGGCTCGAATGCAGAGGCTCAAAGGTGGCTCACTCGAGCATATGTAG